A window of the Garra rufa chromosome 10, GarRuf1.0, whole genome shotgun sequence genome harbors these coding sequences:
- the LOC141344371 gene encoding voltage-dependent calcium channel beta subunit-associated regulatory protein-like: MSRSLLMDRDSTSCAAGGAAGPAQGTMFHFLSKLRRHASLEGAGPFFSVKKWRLDTFQRAASLETRGSPRRRAFQRQRAASETLDQGEEPLQCGVSDFLLRKPNTPLQKEPPRCLSASSLDATAGAPPALSRLEVEAVMELRVDTDAVKDMTPTFPSSHGPLEKEDVEEDGQEMMMAGASGGGGEEFGPVSRQESLEQPSLYRDIWSLRASLEQYASSDLSSNDRDSTRSDADSVCSARAGAPSYQSQDIDDEIDGDNELPYDDVLREAGLRRNGRDSVDAERGSDGETNNRKLLQMDSGYASIEAPCKAPEEFRLFGSSSGKTASERRRFFTNSGRKGTVCESFETRLFKEELEDEASESGVSFEAETPAHQEPQPATKPKTRFRRRDYSIDEKTEALFNEFLRHDPQFDQQGSPSLRHRHRSRIHLRKQWQRSKQYSDPGAARYSPSLERQRCYPLRRGDSANYPLDTRFHSTLPRIASAADEEASEGAASTESPDPEKSGPELEGAGPPSETGSSGPDLEENANNSSNNTSRHFFSVQTQDNSTRDCGILEDLGTNLHPADSHKHSQMDRGGPMATFSSRLHSHTDTLVPDPTDLDQDYTRHTLTDISPSDKLASTLDDRLYSNLRTQRGSQECIVTVSRTSLDLEE, translated from the exons ATGAGCAGAAGCCTGCTGATGGACAGAGATTCCACTTCCTGTGCGGCTGGTGGGGCCGCAGGTCCAGCTCAGGGCACCATGTTCCACTTCCTGTCTAAACTCAGACGCCACGCCAGCCTGGAGGGAGCGGGTCCGTTCTTCAGCGTCAAGAAATGGAGACTGGACACCTTCCAGAGAGCGGCGAGTCTCGAAACCAGAG GTTCTCCAAGGAGACGTGCATTTCAGAGGCAGCGGGCAGCCAGTGAGACTCTGGATCAGGGAGAAGAACCCTTGCAGTGTGGAGTCAGCGACTTCCTGTTGCGAAAACCCAACACACCGTTGCAGAAGGAGCCACCAAGATGCCTCTCAGCCAGTTCTTTGGACGCCACTGCAGGAGCTCCTCCTGCCCTCAGCAG GCTAGAGGTAGAAGCTGTGATGGAGCTCAGAGTTGACACAGATGCAGTGAAAGACATGACTCCAACATTCCCCTCATCCCATGGACCTCTGGAAAAGGAGGATGTTGAAGAGGATGGGCAGGAGATGATGATGGCAGGAGCATCAGGAGGCGGTGGTGAAGAGTTTGGACCGGTGAGTCGTCAGGAGAGTCTAGAGCAGCCCAGCTTGTACCGTGACATTTGGAGCCTGAGAGCATCGCTGGAGCAGTACGCCTCCTCCGACCTGAGCAGCAACGACAGAGACTCCACTCGCAGTGATGCCGACAGCGTTTGCTCAGCGAGAGCGGGCGCCCCTAGCTACCAGTCCCAAGACATCGATGACGAAATAGACGGAGACAACGAGCTTCCATATGATGATGTGCTCAGGGAAGCCGGGCTGAGGAGAAATGGGCGGGACAGTGTGGACGCTGAGAGAGGCAGCGATGGAGAGACAAACAACCGGAAGCTTCTCCAGATGGACAGCGGATACGCCTCTATCGAGGCCCCTTGCAAGGCTCCGGAGGAATTTAGATTGTTTGGAAGTAGCTCCGGAAAGACAGCATCAGAACGTCGGCGCTTTTTCACCAATTCTGGCCGTAAAGGCACGGTTTGTGAGAGTTTTGAGACGAGGTTGTTCAAAGAGGAGTTGGAAGATGAAGCATCGGAGAGCGGTGTAAGCTTTGAGGCAGAGACTCCTGCCCATCAAGAACCGCAACCCGCCACCAAACCCAAGACGCGCTTCCGCCGCAGAGACTACAGCATCGATGAGAAGACGGAGGCGCTGTTTAATGAATTCCTACGCCACGATCCCCAGTTCGACCAGCAGGGCTCGCCCTCATTGCGTCACCGGCACCGCTCCCGAATCCATCTCAGGAAGCAGTGGCAGCGCAGCAAGCAGTACAGCGACCCCGGTGCCGCTCGATACTCGCCATCTCTAGAACGACAGCGCTGCTACCCGCTACGCCGTGGCGACAGCGCCAACTACCCCTTAGACACACGCTTCCACAGTACCTTGCCTCGCATCGCTAGCGCCGCGGACGAGGAGGCCAGCGAGGGAGCGGCGAGTACGGAATCGCCCGACCCGGAAAAATCTGGTCCGGAGCTGGAGGGTGCTGGTCCGCCCTCAGAAACAGGAAGCTCTGGTCCAGACCTGGAGGAAAACGCAAACAACAGCAGCAACAACACAAGCCGGCATTTCTTCTCAGTGCAAACGCAGGACAACAGCACCAGAGATTGTGGGATACTGGAAGACTTAGGAACAAATCTGCATCCCGCAGATTCACATAAACATTCACAGATGGACCGTGGTGGACCTATGGCTACGTTTAGCTCTCGTTTGcattcacacacagacacactcgtGCCAGACCCCACTGATCTGGATCAGGACTACACACGTCACACACTTACTGACATCAGTCCGTCAGACAAACTGGCATCCACACTGGACGACCGGCTCTACTCGAACCTGAGGACTCAAAGAGGAAGTCAGGAGTGCATTGTGACCGTAAGCCGCACCTCACTAGATCTCGAAGAGTAA